CCTCTGTCGGCAGGGTGGTTCTGTCGAAAAGAGCATTGGCGGACGACGAAGCTAATCAGTTCGATGTATTGGCATCGAGCGAGGAGCTGCGTGTTGGTGACGTCTTGCTTCCGGTCGAAGACAGACAACTCGTTGCGCAATTTTTACCGAAAGTTCCCACTGTCGATCTAGACCCCGGCTTCATGTTGCCTCTAGACGTTGGCGCGAAGCAAATAGGTGCGCTCGATGTCGTTGCGACAACCTATGGTGAGGTCGACGATGTGGATGTTGGCACCCTACTCTCTATCACCAAGGTCGGCGAGCCGGTCACAGACAGCATCAGCGGTAAGCGATATACGGTGCCTTCAGAAAATGCGGGTACGATGATGTTGTTTGCCGTCTACGATCGGGCGAGCTTTGGCTTGGTGCTCAGTGCAAACCAGCCATTATCGGTAGAAGATCGGCTCGTTAAGCCATAAAACAATGCGGCTGCATGGATGCAGCTGAAGAAAGCTCAAGGAAGAGTGATGCCGGTAATGCTGACTTGCGAGGGTGTGATGCCCGAGCGCTGGATAGGGTACGCAAAGTACATAAACCACCTTACGAGCTCCAAGGCTGAGCTCATGAGGCGATGGCCGAATCCCGAGTCTGTGTTGCAGGCCGTCGGGAGTCCCGAGCTGGAGCCTTGGCGACAAAGCATCAAGGATGCCCGTGAAGCCTACGGAATTTCACTTCCGAAAAATGCCTGGCTGGTGACCCTAACTGCACCACATTACCCCCCTCTTCTTAGCGAGTGTAGCGACGCGCCAGCGTGTTTGTTTGGCCTAGGTGACTTCGGCTGTTTCGATGCGCCTGCTATCGCAATCGTTGGGAGCAGAAGGCCTTCATTGGATGGGTTGCGACTGGCTGAAACGTTTGCCTACGAGCTTGCCAGAGCGGGCTTTGTAATCGTAAGTGGGCTTGCTCAGGGCATCGACACCGCGGCTCATAAAGGGGCGCTTTCAGCCGGTGGTAGAACAATAGCAGTGATGGCTACCGGCATTGACAGCATTTACCCCGCAATAAATCGAGGCTTAAGCGCCGACATTGCCAATGCCGGCGCGTTGGTGACGGAGTTTCTTCCGGGCAGCGCACCCAAACGACATCATTTTCGGCGTCGCAATCGAACGATTTCGGGTATGTCTATTGCAACCGTAGTGATCGAGGCGGGCGTACCGAGTGGGACCTTGATAACGGCAACCGCAGCGGCCGAGCAAGGGCGTGACGTTTATGCATTACCTTGGTCAATTAACCACGACCAGGGCGAGGGGTGTTTAAAGTTATTGCTCGAGGGAGCCGCACTCGCCACCTGCCCGCAGGATGTTATAGAAGGAAGTTGCTGGTCCAAACCAATATCAGTCGATACAGATGCTGGGAGCTACGACGACTCTCGCAACGAGAGACACCAAGAGGCTGGCGGTGACGTCAGTCAAATTGCCCCTCACCCGGAGACTCACTACGGCTCCAGGTGCGCGCGCGGTGACGATGATTTTCCTCACGGCTCGCAAGTGTTAAACGATGAACAACAGCATCTTTTAGAGATTCTGGGTGATGGTCGCCACTGTGTTGAGTCGCTTGCTGTCGCTATGGATGCAGATATCCGAAGCGTTCAACGCCTACTCATCTCATTGGAGCTCGCTGGCGCGCTGAGGCGACATCGCGATAGTTATTGCAAACGGTGAGCGTGCGAGTGCGATAATATGGGCAAGAGGGCGCGGGTTGAGCGGGCGTTTTTGAGGTGCGAGGGCCGCCAGAAGAAGGGGCCGCCTCAAAAGCACTCCTGCAATATTCGATCCGACGCCTGGATAAGTGTCTTATAGGCACTGGGCGTGAGTACGAGTTGTGCCCTATCAGGGGTGCTCGGTTAGACCGGAAGGCAAAGAGCCAAGAAAAAGGAATTGTCGGATGACTTCCCAAGTTCGCATTAGGCGTGCCGCCGCGTATGTCCAATCGGGTGGCGTTGTTGCCTGCCCCGCAGAGGCCGTTTGGGGCTTATCTTGCGATCCGTGGAGTCTAGCTGCCGTAGAGCAACTCTGCGATATGAAGCAGCGCCCCATTTCGAAAGGCGTCATTGTAGCCAGCGGTGACGTCGCTGACTTTGCACCGCTGCTGGATGGGTTGACCCTGGACCAACGCCAGGCCGTTTTAGATTCGTGGCCTGGCCCTGTTACCTGGCTGGTGCCGCACAGAAACTTTTTCCCTTCTTGGGTGACGGGAGAGAGCACTGACGTGGCAATACGTGTAACCTCTGCACCTGCGCTGTCCAAGTTATGTCGCGAATTGGGCGGCCCGGTCGTCACAACTAGCGCCAATTACGCTGGAGCTCAACCAGCCAAGCATCTTTTTCAGGTGCTGCGATACTTCGGTTCGCGCACTGTGACAGTGC
The Candidatus Paraluminiphilus aquimaris genome window above contains:
- the dprA gene encoding DNA-processing protein DprA, whose protein sequence is MQLKKAQGRVMPVMLTCEGVMPERWIGYAKYINHLTSSKAELMRRWPNPESVLQAVGSPELEPWRQSIKDAREAYGISLPKNAWLVTLTAPHYPPLLSECSDAPACLFGLGDFGCFDAPAIAIVGSRRPSLDGLRLAETFAYELARAGFVIVSGLAQGIDTAAHKGALSAGGRTIAVMATGIDSIYPAINRGLSADIANAGALVTEFLPGSAPKRHHFRRRNRTISGMSIATVVIEAGVPSGTLITATAAAEQGRDVYALPWSINHDQGEGCLKLLLEGAALATCPQDVIEGSCWSKPISVDTDAGSYDDSRNERHQEAGGDVSQIAPHPETHYGSRCARGDDDFPHGSQVLNDEQQHLLEILGDGRHCVESLAVAMDADIRSVQRLLISLELAGALRRHRDSYCKR
- a CDS encoding L-threonylcarbamoyladenylate synthase; its protein translation is MTSQVRIRRAAAYVQSGGVVACPAEAVWGLSCDPWSLAAVEQLCDMKQRPISKGVIVASGDVADFAPLLDGLTLDQRQAVLDSWPGPVTWLVPHRNFFPSWVTGESTDVAIRVTSAPALSKLCRELGGPVVTTSANYAGAQPAKHLFQVLRYFGSRTVTVPGAVNLTGRPSTIKSATTGEVMR